The Kitasatospora setae KM-6054 genome contains a region encoding:
- a CDS encoding GNAT family N-acetyltransferase, which yields MIEDSLRTALEFRRAFARGQAAEVVEVPGGFGVLCGEFEYSHEHNQLVLDAPPSGVDVAGLAEEVLGHLEHRRISVFDDASGLALVPGLTAAGYRHETELVMVHRGPVPPGGGAGPVGLDELAPALERQWRCWLPWASDDSIAQLVNRRTARAAGAELVLTLAARDGDGAFGSWADLYQDAAGTAQIEDLATAEEHQRRGLADAVLSSALRLAADRAPAGLRFLVADAEDWPRQWYARRGFTAVGRTHGFVRQ from the coding sequence ATGATCGAGGACAGCTTGCGGACCGCCCTGGAGTTCCGGCGCGCCTTCGCCCGGGGGCAGGCCGCCGAGGTGGTGGAGGTGCCGGGCGGGTTCGGGGTGCTGTGCGGGGAGTTCGAGTACTCGCACGAGCACAACCAGCTGGTGCTGGACGCGCCGCCGTCCGGGGTCGACGTGGCGGGGCTGGCCGAGGAGGTGCTGGGGCACCTGGAGCACCGGCGGATCTCGGTGTTCGACGACGCGTCCGGGCTGGCGCTGGTGCCGGGGCTGACGGCGGCCGGGTACCGGCACGAGACCGAGCTGGTGATGGTCCACCGGGGGCCGGTGCCGCCCGGGGGCGGGGCCGGGCCGGTCGGGCTGGACGAGTTGGCGCCGGCCCTGGAGCGGCAGTGGCGCTGCTGGCTGCCGTGGGCGTCGGACGACTCGATCGCCCAGTTGGTGAACCGGCGCACGGCGCGGGCCGCGGGCGCCGAGCTGGTGCTGACGCTGGCCGCCCGGGACGGCGACGGCGCGTTCGGCTCCTGGGCCGACCTGTACCAGGACGCCGCGGGCACCGCCCAGATCGAGGACCTGGCCACCGCCGAGGAGCACCAGCGCCGCGGCCTGGCCGACGCCGTCCTGTCGAGCGCGCTGCGGCTGGCCGCCGACCGCGCCCCGGCCGGGCTGCGCTTCCTGGTCGCGGACGCCGAGGACTGGCCCCGGCAGTGGTACGCCCGGCGCGGTTTCACCGCCGTCGGCCGCACGCACGGCTTCGTCCGGCAGTGA
- a CDS encoding MerR family transcriptional regulator, with protein MDGDGLLTIGALAERTGLTVKAIRYYSDTGLVPSTDRTAAGYRRYGAEALARLELVRTLRELGLGLDAVRRVLEREESLAEVARAHADALDLRIRTLGRQRAVLRAVAAHGTDPEETALMHRLIRLSAAERREMVEEFLDDTFGTADANPELVAMLRAAVPDPPEDPDTEQLTAWAELAELTRDQDFRASLRRMAAYQAEQRADGDTTGLHHEPTERVREVAGAALAAGTAPGTPAAAAAVAELTARYAETFDRPDDAALRDWILRRLEVAADPRVERYWALLSRINDWPAPPETAPHAAWFAAALRAVARPPGAVAGPGSAGALPGGGRNGRMTGGGGS; from the coding sequence ATGGACGGCGACGGACTGCTGACGATCGGCGCACTGGCGGAGCGCACCGGGCTGACGGTGAAGGCCATCAGGTACTACTCGGACACCGGCCTGGTGCCGTCCACCGACCGCACCGCGGCCGGCTACCGGCGCTACGGCGCCGAGGCCCTGGCCAGGCTCGAACTCGTGCGCACCCTGCGCGAGTTGGGGCTCGGTCTGGACGCGGTGCGGCGGGTCCTGGAGCGCGAGGAGAGCCTCGCCGAGGTGGCCCGGGCGCACGCCGACGCGCTCGACCTGCGGATCCGCACGCTGGGCCGGCAACGCGCCGTGCTGCGGGCCGTCGCCGCCCACGGAACCGACCCCGAGGAGACCGCACTCATGCACCGGCTGATCCGGCTGTCCGCCGCCGAACGGCGGGAAATGGTCGAGGAGTTCCTCGACGACACCTTCGGCACCGCCGACGCCAACCCCGAACTCGTCGCGATGCTCCGCGCCGCCGTCCCCGACCCGCCCGAGGACCCCGACACCGAACAGCTCACCGCCTGGGCCGAACTCGCCGAACTCACCCGCGACCAGGACTTCCGCGCCTCGCTCCGCCGGATGGCCGCCTACCAGGCCGAACAGCGCGCCGACGGCGACACCACCGGCCTGCACCACGAACCCACCGAACGCGTCCGGGAGGTGGCCGGCGCCGCACTCGCCGCCGGCACCGCCCCCGGCACCCCCGCTGCCGCCGCAGCCGTCGCCGAACTCACCGCCCGCTACGCCGAGACCTTCGACCGCCCGGACGACGCCGCGCTGCGCGACTGGATCCTGCGCCGGCTCGAGGTCGCCGCCGACCCCCGGGTCGAGCGCTACTGGGCCCTGCTCTCCCGGATCAACGACTGGCCCGCCCCGCCCGAGACCGCCCCGCACGCCGCCTGGTTCGCGGCCGCGCTCCGCGCGGTGGCACGGCCGCCCGGCGCGGTGGCGGGGCCGGGCAGCGCGGGGGCGCTGCCTGGCGGTGGGCGGAACGGCCGGATGACGGGTGGCGGCGGGTCCTAG